The following is a genomic window from Burkholderia cepacia ATCC 25416.
GCTTCAATATGGCGGGGGACATTTCGGAAGAGCTGGTTCGCGGCCGTGAAGCACTGTTCGTGCGTCACTTCATCCGGCGCGACACGGTAGGCACCGTCGATCCCGAGTCCATCACCGAAGCGGACATCGACGTCTACGCGACCGCGCTCACGCAGCCCGGCGCCCTTCGCGCGAGCTTCAGCTACTACCGCACCCTGTTCGTGGATCTCGACGACAACAAGATGTTCGGCGCGAAGAAACTCGACATGCCTGTCCTCGCCATCGGATGCGAATTCGGGTACGGCGAAGGATCGAAGGCCACCATGGCGCAGGTCGCGTCCGATGTGCACGGGATCGTGCTGCGCGACTCCGGCCACTATCCCGCCGAAGAGCAGCCGGAACAGCTTGCGTCCGTCCTTCTCGACTTTCTCGCGCGATGATGTCCGCCGGTTGCCGACGATCGCCGGAAGTCGCCGGGATGTGCCGTCAGCAGCTTGATCCTGCCCAGGGGTTCACAGCGCGGTTTCGACGATCGCCCTGCCGCTGATCGCCCGCTCGACCAACTGCTCGTCGCCGACCTTGCGGATCGCGTCGTCGAGCAGCCCCTCCGGCGCTTCGGTCGCCACCTTCAGCAAGCCCGACAGGCCGCGCGCATCGAGCACCACCAGCGTCTCCATCGAATCCGCACGGCTCACGAGCACGCGGCGCCACGCCGGCCCCGCGCCGAAGCTCGCACAAAGCGCAATCGTCTCGCTGCCGAGCGTGTAGTCGAAGGTCTTGATCATGATCCGCCGCCGTTGCAAGGGAATGGCGCTGCGCGTCGGTGCGGCGCCGTGACGTCGACGCACCCGCGCGTGCCGCCGGCTTCCGAATCAAGCCAGATCCGTTCGCCGGCATGGCCATGCTAGGCGTGCAGTATTAACGAAGACTTAAACCGCAATGCGCGCGGGCACGCGGCATCGCGCGACATTACGGCGTGTCGAGCGGCTCCACCGTCACGCCGACCTTCAGCTCCTGATCCGCACCGCCGCCGCGGATCACACCGCGCAGCGGCGTCACGTCCGCGTAGTCGCGGCCGATCGACAGCATCACGTAGTCGTCGCCCGGCGCGCGATCGTTGGTCGGATCGAGCTGCAGCCAGCCGTTGTCCTCGGGCCATGCCGGGTCGTACACCTCGACCCACGCATGCGACGCATCGGCGCCGATCAGCCGCGGCTGCCCGGGGGGCGGCTGCGTCAGCAGGTAGCCGCTCACGTAACGCGCGGCCAGCCCGAGCGAGCGCAGCCCGCCGATCATCACGTGCGCGAAATCCTGGCACACGCCCTTGCGCAAGTGCAGCGCGTCGAGCGCCGACGTCGTGATGTCGGTGCTGTTCGGCGTATACGCGAAATCGGCATGCACGCGCCGCATCAGGTCCCAGGCAGCCTGCACGAGCGGCCGTTGCGGCGTGAAGCTCGCGGCCGCATACGCGGCGAGTTCGGCGTCGCACGCGACATGCGGCGACGTGAACACGAATTCGCTCGCGGCATCGTAAGGCTGCCCTGCGCGAAACCGCAGGCGGTCGCGCACGGCTTCCCACGCAGTCGCCTGTTTTGCGTCGGGATGTGCGATGGCGGGCGGCGGTGCGCCGCGCGCACCGCGCGACCACACGGGCGGCGTCACGCGTACCGTGCTGCGGCTGCGCACGAGCAGCGCGTCATGTGGCAGGTTCAACGCGAACGATGCGCGCGCGTTGCCGAATGCATCGATCTCGGTACAGACCGATTCCGGCTCGGGATCGATGTCGAGCGCGAACGACAGTACTTGCTGGCGCGGCGTCTCGAGCGGTTGCAGCCGTGCCTGGTGCTGCGCCGATTCGACGCGCGCCGCGTAACGGTATTCGGTGTCGTGCGTGACGCGCAGCAAGCGGCCCGGCGCGACGTCGGCGGTCGTTGCTTTCGCGGCCGATGCCGATGCCGATGCGTTCCGGGCATCGCCGGAACCCGGCGGGGTTTTCCCCGCGCCTTTCGTCGTCACCATAACGTCCTGCCCGCCTCGCGTACATGGCTGAAATAGCGCTCGCCGATCCGGTTCGACAGTTCCCAGACCGCCTTCGCCGTCGTGTCGAGCGCTTCGAGCAGCGCGCCGTGCCGGCCACCGTCGGTGGTTTCGCACAGCTCGTGCAGCGACCACGCGGGCACGTCCGGAATCGTCTCGGCCAGTTCGGACAGCGCATAACCTTCGCTGCGCTCGACCTTCGTCAGCCGGCCCCGCAGCGCCTGCACGACCCAGCCGAGCGAGCGCGGATTGTCGGTATCGAGCACGACGAGCGACAGCAGCGGCGCGACATCGAAGCCGCGCTGGAAACGCGAACGGAACGTGATCGTGCTGTCGAACAGCTCCAGCACGAGCTCGAAGCCGTCCTGCCGGTGCACGGCGCCTTCGTCGAACGCGCACTTCAGCACGCTGCACAGGAAGTCCAGCCGGTCGATCTGCCGGCCGATCGACAACAGCCGCCAGCCGTCGTCGCGCGTCATGTTGTCGGTCTGCGCGCCCGTGATCGCGCCGAGGAGCAGGCCGAGGCGCTCCAGCAACTGCAGTGCGTCGTTGCCGATCTGTTCCTCGGCTTCCGGCTGGCCCGCGCTGTCCGCGAACAGCTGGGTCGCATCGTCGATCAGGCGCCACTGGTCGCTCGACAGCCGTTCGCGGATCGCGGCAGCCGCGCCACGCATCCCGAACAGGCACGACGCAATGCCCGACGTGCGATCCGCGCCGCGCGTCAGCGACGTCGCGAGCGCGTGCTGGAACGCACGCGGCGCATCGACGGCGTTCGGTGCATCGGCCGCGATCAGGCCCGTGTCGCGACACAGCGTGTCGAGCAGCTCCAGGTGCGCGGGGCTGTCGACGTCGTCCTCGCCGCGCAGCCGTTCGAGCGCCGCGCGCGCGAGCCGCATCAGGTTGGTCGCGCGCTCGGTGTAACGGCCGAGCCAGAACAGGTTCTCGGCCGCGCGGCTCGCGATCGCGCGCGGCCGTTCGACGAGGTCGTCGGGGCCGAGATGCGTCTGCAGCAGCGTCGTCGAATCGACGATGCCTTCGGTCATCACCCATGTATCGACGGTGCTGCCGCCGCGCGGCATCGGCGCATTGAACAGCGTGTCGCGCGTGCCGACCCGTGACAGCCCGCCCGGCAGGAGCCGCCAGCGCTGCGCACCGTCGGCGAGCGCGAAGACGCGCAGCAGCACCGGCTTCGGCACGATGCGCGCGCCGCCGTGGCCGTCGGGCGCGTCCTGACGCGGCCAGGTCGGCGCCTGCGACAGCGGCAGGTCGGCCTGCACCGTGTAGTGTTCGGGCCGCGCGAGGATGCGTGCGCGCCATTCGGCCAGCTGCGCCTGCGTGAGCCGCGCGCCGATCACCGGCTCGAACGCGCCGCCGGCCTGCACCTCGGGTGGATAGGATGCCTTCACGATGGCGCGCGCGAGTTGCGGCAATGCGTCGTCGCACGCGGCCGCCTCGCCGCACCACCACGAATGCACGGCCGGCAGCGTCAGCGTTTCGCCGAGCAGCCCTTCCGCGAGACGCGGCATGAAACCGAGCATCGCCGGCGATTCGAGGAAGCCCGAGCCCGGCGCGTTCGCGAGCAGCACGTTGCCCGCGCGCACGGCCTGCAGCAGCCCCGGCACGCCGAGCATCGAATCGGGCCGCAGTTCGAGCGGATCGAGCCACGCGTCGTCGACACGCCGCAGAATGCCGTGCACGGGTTCGAGGCCGCTCAGCGTCTTCAGGAATACGCGGTTGTCGCGCGCGGTCAGGTCGCCGCCTTCGACGAGCGTGAGGCCGAGGTAGCGCGCGAGATACGCGTGCTCGAAATACGTCGCGCTGTGCGGCCCCGGCGTCAGCAGCACGATCCGCGAGTTCTTGCGGGCCGGGCTGAGCGCCTGCATGCTCTGCAGCAGCGCGCGGTACGCGGACGCGAGCCGCTGCACGCGCAGCCCGCGAAACCCGCGCGGAAAGAGCCGCGACACGATCAGCCGGTTTTCGAGCAGGTAACCGAGGCCGGCCGCGCCCTGCGTGTGCTGCGCGACGATCCGCCACTGCCCGTCCGGGCCACGCGCGAGATCGAACGCGACCACGTGCAGCCAGGTGTCGCCCGGCACGCTCGCGCCGCGCATCGCGCGCAGGTAGCCGGGGTGCCCGGTGACGAGCGCGGGCGGCAGCAGCCCGCGCTCGAGGATCGTCTGCGGCCCGTACAGGTCGGCCAGCGTCGCGTTGAGCAGCCGCACGCGCTGCAGCACGCCGCGCTCGATCGCGACCCAGTCCTCGGGCGTGACGATCAGCGGCAGCAGGTCGAGCGACCACGGGCCGGCCGCGCCGTCGCCGGCGCGCTGCTCGTGCAATTGGTAGAACAGGCCGTTCTCGCGCATGCGCCGGTGCAGCGCGTCGGCGCGGCGATCGAGGTCGGCCACGCCGTCGCTGCCGATCGATGTGAAGAAACTGCGCCACGCGGGCGCGAGCGCAGGCGCGTTCAGGCCGGCCGCGCTGCCACGCAGTTCGTCGTAGCGGCCGGCGGCCGCCGGCGCCGCGAGCGCGGCGGCCAGTTCCGCGGCATCCGGCTGCGCGCCGGTATCGAAAAGCGTGGGCATCGCGTCGAGGGCGGCGAGATGGTCGGTGTTTATGGGCGGCACGGTGTCGTTCCGTCGTCAGGGCGCGGCCGCGCACGCGCGCCGCCGCGCCGGCGGCGATACGCGGCGTGCGGCCGCAATCTGCCCGCATCCTAGCATTCCGGCGGGGCCGCCATCACCCCATTCGCCGGGAGACCGCACACCGCGCATCGTCGTCCGCCTCGTCATCGTCCGGTCACGGCCGCCGCAGGTCGAGCGTGAACGGGAATTCGCGGCTCGGCGCGGCAGGCGCGACCTCCATCCGCCCCGGCGTATGCCCCATCTCGACGAAGCGTGCGAGCCGGCGGCTCTCCGCTTCGTAGGCATTGACCGGGAACGTCGCGTAGTTGCGTCCGCCCGGATGCGCGACGTGGTAGCGGCAGCCGCCGAGCGAGCGCTGCAGCCACGTATCGACAATGTCGAACGTGAGCGGCGCGTGCACGCCGATGGTCGGATGCAGCGCGGACGGCGGCGACCACGCCTTGTAGCGCACCCCCGCGACGTATTCGCCGACGGTGCCGGTCGGCTGCAGCGGCAACGCGCGGCCGTTGACGGTCACGACGTGGCGGTTGTCGTTCAGCCCCGTCACGCGCACTTCGAGCCGTTCGACCGACGAATCGACGTAGCGCACCGTGCCGCCGGGCGCACCCTCCTCGCCCATCACGTGCCACGGTTCCAGCGCGCCGCGCAGCGACAGCTGCATGCCGTTCACTGCGATCTGGCCGAACAGCGGGAAGCGGAATTCGAAGTGCGGCGCGAACCACGCCGGATCGAACGCGAAACCGGCGTCGCGCAGCTCGGCCAGCACGTCGTCGAAATCCATCTGAAGAAACTCGGGCAGCATAAAGCGGTCGTGCAGCGCGGTGCCCCAGCGCGTGAGCGGCGTCGTGTACGGCGCGGCCCAGAAACGCGCGACCAGCGCGCGCAGCAGCAGTTGCTGCACGATGCTCATCCGTGCATGCGGCGGCATCTCGAACGCACGCAGTTCGAGCAGGCCGAGCCGGCCGGTCGACGAGTCGGGCGAATACAGCTTGTCGATACAGAATTCGCTGCGGTGCGTGTTGCCCGTCACGTCGATCAGCAGGTTGCGCAGCACGCGGTCGACCAGCCAAGGCGGCATGTCCTGCCCGAACAGCAGCTTGTTGCGCTGGATCTCGGCGAACGCGATGTCGAGCTCGTAGAGCTGGTCGTTGCGCGCCTCGTCGACGCGCGGCGCCTGGCTCGTCGGCCCGATGAACAGCCCGGAGAACAGGTAGGACAGCGACGGATGGTTGTGCCAGTACGCGATCAGGCTCGCGAGCAGGTCCGGGCGGCGCAGGAACGGGCTGTCGGCCGGCGTCGCGCCGCCGAGCACGAAGTGGTTGCCGCCGCCGGTGCCGACGTGGCGGCCGTCGACCATGAATTTCTCGCTGCACAGCCGCGACTGCCACGCGGCGTCGTACAGGAATTCGGTGTGGTCGACGAGCTCGTCGAAGTTGGCGGCCGGATGGATGTTCACCTCGATCACGCCGGGATCGGGCGTCACCTGCAGCAGCTTCAGCCGCGCGTCGCGCGGCGGCGGATAGCCTTCCAGCACGAGCTTCACGCCCAGCGCGTGCGCGGTCAGCTCGATCGCGCCGAGCAGGTCGAGATAATCCTCGAGCGCGGCAAGCGGCGGCATGAACAGGTACAGGATGCCGTTGCGCACTTCGACGCACAGCGCGGTGCGCGTGATCCACGCGGCCGATTCGAAGCGCTCGGGAACGCGACCCGGGTCGCGCGCGGCAGGCCGACCGTTCCCGGCCGGGCCGTCGTCGCGCCACTGCATCACGGTCTGCGCGGACGCCTCGCGATGCACGCCGGACAGGTAGCGCGGCGCATCGGCCGGGCCCGCGTAGCGCGCGCGGATCGCGGCGGCTTCAGGCAGCGCGTCGCGCGGCGCGAACGGATCGCGCTCGACGAGATACGGATAGTCGGCACGGCTGGCCCACGGCAGCGAATCGAGCGGCAGCCGATAACCCATCGGCGAATCGCCGGGCACGAGGTACATCCGCTCGTCGCGGAAGAACCACGGCCCCGTCTGCCAGCGCGGCCCGTCGAGGCCCGGCGCAGTGTCCACGCGCTTGACCGGCAGCACGTAGCCGACCACGCTGTCGAGCTGCTGCTCGAACACCTTGCGCAGCCGCGCGCGTTCGAGCTCGTCGTCGAGGCGCGAGTCGAACGGGTCGACGTTGACCGGCAGCCGGCGCTCGCGCCACAGGTAGTACCAGACGTCTTCGTAGCCGGGCCGGATGAATTCGCCGGTCAGGTTCAGCCGCGCGGCCAGCGCATCGATGAAGCGCTTCGCGTCGTCGGTCGTATACGCGGACGGCTCGCGCTCGTCGGCGAACAGCGACGGATCGTGCCACACGGGCTGGCCGTCGGCACGCCAGAAGATCGACAACGCCCAGCGCGGCAGCTGCTCGCCCGGATACCACTTGCCCTGGCCGAAATGCAGGAAGCCGCCGTCGCCGTACTCGGCGCGCAGCCGCTGCACGAGTTCGGTCGCGTAACCGCGCTTGGTCGGGCCGAGCGCGTCGGTGTTCCACTCGGCACCGTCGCGATCGTCGATCGACACGAAGGTCGGCTCGCCGCCCTGCGTGAGCCGCACGTCGCCGGCCGCGAGTGCGCCGTCGACCTGCGAGCCGAGCGTCAGCACGGCGTCCCATTGCGAATCCGTATACGGCTTCGTCACGCGCGGCGATTCGTACACGCGCGTCACGGTCATCTCGTGCTCGAACGACACCTCGCACTCGTCGATCAGCCCCTCGACCGGCGCGGCGCTCGTCGGCTGCGGCGTGCAGGCCAGCGGAATGTGGCCCTCGCCCGCGAGCAGGCCCGAAGTCGGGTCGAAGCCGATCCAGCCGGCGCCCGGCAGGTACACCTCGCACCATGCGTGGAGGTCGGTGAAGTCGACCGACGTGCCGCTCGGGCCGTCGAGCGACTTCACGTCGGGCGTGAGCTGGATCAGGTAGCCCGACACGAAACGCGCGGCGATGCCGAGATGGCGGCACAGCTGCACGAGCAGCCACGCACTGTCGCGGCACGAGCCGGACGCCAGCTCGAGCGTCTGCTCGGGCGTCTGCACGCCCGGCTCCATCCGCACGAGATAGCCGATGTCGCGCTGCAGTTGCTGGTTCAGCGCGACGAGGAAGTTCACGGTGCCGGCCGGCGTGCGATCGACGCCGTCGACGTACGCGCGGAACAGCGGCGCCGCGCTCGTCTGCGGGTCGCACACGAGATACGGCGCGAGCTCGGTCTTCAGCGCATCGTCATAGCTGAACGGGTATTGCTCCGCGCTCGCCTCCAGAAAGAAGTCGAACGGGTTGTACACCGACATCTCGGCGACGAGATCGATCGTGATCTCGAAGTGCTCGGTGCGCTCCGGAAACACGAGCCGCGCGAGATAGTTCGAGAACGGGTCCTGCTGCCAGTTGATGAAGTGCTGCGCGGGCTCGACCGTCATCGAATACGCGAGGATCGGCGTCCGGCAGTGCGGCGCGGGCCGCAGCCGCACGACCTGCGGGCCGAGGTTGACGAGCCGGTCGTAACGATAGCGGGTGGTGTGATGCAGCGCGACGTGGATGGACATGGGAGCTCGGTTCGGGTTGGGCCGGCCGCGCGCCGCGTCGCGTGTGGCGCGACGCGGCGGCCCGGCCTGGCGGATTCGGCGAAAACGCGCGTCGGGTCAGACGAGCTCGGGTGTCTGCACGACGCTGATCTCGACGCCGACGGTCGTCGCGCCGAGCCCCGTCACCGGCTGCGCGTCGCGATAGTCGAGGCCGACCGCGATGCGCACGTAGCGCTCGTCCGGGCAGCGATTCATGAACGGATCGAACCCGACCCAGCCGAGCCCTTCGACATAGGCCTCGGCCCACGCATGGCCGGCCGGCTGCTGCATCAGCCCGGCCGCTTGCGGCTGCGCACCGAGCGCCGGCTGCGGCAGCCCCTGCGATTGCGCGGCGTGCGACGCGCCGAGCACCTGCTGCATGCCCTCGCCGCTCTGCAGCGCGAGCGCTTCTTCCTGCTCGTCGTCACCCACGTTCTGCTTCGCGTCGGCGATGCGTTGCATCGCGCTGTCCGCCAGCACGTAGCCCGAGATATAGCGGGCGGGAATCTTCAGCACGCGCGCGGCCGCGATGAACGCATGCGCATGGTCGCGGCTCGTGCCCTCGCCGCTTTGCAGCGCGGTTTCCGCGTCGACGGGCGCGTCGGCGGCCAGGTTCGGCGCATACGCGATGCGGTCGTGCACTTCCGTCATCAGCCAGTGCAATGCGTCGAGGCCGCGCGGGTCGATGGGCAGCGCTTCCGTGAGCTCGCGCACGGTGTCGCCGGCCTTCGTGAGCGCGGTCTCGCGTTCGAAGATCCACGGCGGCGCATAGCCTTCAGGATTACCGAGAATGCCGGCGCGGTCCTGCGTCTCGACGACGCCGGCCGCGACGACGACGATCTCGGCCTTCGCGCCGCGCTCGTGCCGCACGAGGTCGATGCGGTTGCCGAGCCCGTCGGCGTACGACAGCGACGGCTCGACGCCGTCGATCGTGACCTGCCACGCGCGCACCGTCTGCCCGGGGCCTGATTGCGGGCGCAGCCGCAG
Proteins encoded in this region:
- a CDS encoding transglutaminase family protein, whose product is MRLAIRHISRYQFDDQATHALQRLRLRPQSGPGQTVRAWQVTIDGVEPSLSYADGLGNRIDLVRHERGAKAEIVVVAAGVVETQDRAGILGNPEGYAPPWIFERETALTKAGDTVRELTEALPIDPRGLDALHWLMTEVHDRIAYAPNLAADAPVDAETALQSGEGTSRDHAHAFIAAARVLKIPARYISGYVLADSAMQRIADAKQNVGDDEQEEALALQSGEGMQQVLGASHAAQSQGLPQPALGAQPQAAGLMQQPAGHAWAEAYVEGLGWVGFDPFMNRCPDERYVRIAVGLDYRDAQPVTGLGATTVGVEISVVQTPELV
- a CDS encoding DUF2126 domain-containing protein, with the protein product MSIHVALHHTTRYRYDRLVNLGPQVVRLRPAPHCRTPILAYSMTVEPAQHFINWQQDPFSNYLARLVFPERTEHFEITIDLVAEMSVYNPFDFFLEASAEQYPFSYDDALKTELAPYLVCDPQTSAAPLFRAYVDGVDRTPAGTVNFLVALNQQLQRDIGYLVRMEPGVQTPEQTLELASGSCRDSAWLLVQLCRHLGIAARFVSGYLIQLTPDVKSLDGPSGTSVDFTDLHAWCEVYLPGAGWIGFDPTSGLLAGEGHIPLACTPQPTSAAPVEGLIDECEVSFEHEMTVTRVYESPRVTKPYTDSQWDAVLTLGSQVDGALAAGDVRLTQGGEPTFVSIDDRDGAEWNTDALGPTKRGYATELVQRLRAEYGDGGFLHFGQGKWYPGEQLPRWALSIFWRADGQPVWHDPSLFADEREPSAYTTDDAKRFIDALAARLNLTGEFIRPGYEDVWYYLWRERRLPVNVDPFDSRLDDELERARLRKVFEQQLDSVVGYVLPVKRVDTAPGLDGPRWQTGPWFFRDERMYLVPGDSPMGYRLPLDSLPWASRADYPYLVERDPFAPRDALPEAAAIRARYAGPADAPRYLSGVHREASAQTVMQWRDDGPAGNGRPAARDPGRVPERFESAAWITRTALCVEVRNGILYLFMPPLAALEDYLDLLGAIELTAHALGVKLVLEGYPPPRDARLKLLQVTPDPGVIEVNIHPAANFDELVDHTEFLYDAAWQSRLCSEKFMVDGRHVGTGGGNHFVLGGATPADSPFLRRPDLLASLIAYWHNHPSLSYLFSGLFIGPTSQAPRVDEARNDQLYELDIAFAEIQRNKLLFGQDMPPWLVDRVLRNLLIDVTGNTHRSEFCIDKLYSPDSSTGRLGLLELRAFEMPPHARMSIVQQLLLRALVARFWAAPYTTPLTRWGTALHDRFMLPEFLQMDFDDVLAELRDAGFAFDPAWFAPHFEFRFPLFGQIAVNGMQLSLRGALEPWHVMGEEGAPGGTVRYVDSSVERLEVRVTGLNDNRHVVTVNGRALPLQPTGTVGEYVAGVRYKAWSPPSALHPTIGVHAPLTFDIVDTWLQRSLGGCRYHVAHPGGRNYATFPVNAYEAESRRLARFVEMGHTPGRMEVAPAAPSREFPFTLDLRRP
- a CDS encoding alpha/beta fold hydrolase translates to MLLHGWPQTSHAWRKLVPLLSPHCMVIAPDLRGFGHSSKPAAGYDKKTVAGDIAALLHALQIEKACIVGHDMGGQVGYAFAALYPQLTERFVFIESGLPGFGQEKAMNVATGGSWHFGFNMAGDISEELVRGREALFVRHFIRRDTVGTVDPESITEADIDVYATALTQPGALRASFSYYRTLFVDLDDNKMFGAKKLDMPVLAIGCEFGYGEGSKATMAQVASDVHGIVLRDSGHYPAEEQPEQLASVLLDFLAR
- a CDS encoding transglutaminase family protein translates to MVTTKGAGKTPPGSGDARNASASASAAKATTADVAPGRLLRVTHDTEYRYAARVESAQHQARLQPLETPRQQVLSFALDIDPEPESVCTEIDAFGNARASFALNLPHDALLVRSRSTVRVTPPVWSRGARGAPPPAIAHPDAKQATAWEAVRDRLRFRAGQPYDAASEFVFTSPHVACDAELAAYAAASFTPQRPLVQAAWDLMRRVHADFAYTPNSTDITTSALDALHLRKGVCQDFAHVMIGGLRSLGLAARYVSGYLLTQPPPGQPRLIGADASHAWVEVYDPAWPEDNGWLQLDPTNDRAPGDDYVMLSIGRDYADVTPLRGVIRGGGADQELKVGVTVEPLDTP
- a CDS encoding circularly permuted type 2 ATP-grasp protein; the protein is MPTLFDTGAQPDAAELAAALAAPAAAGRYDELRGSAAGLNAPALAPAWRSFFTSIGSDGVADLDRRADALHRRMRENGLFYQLHEQRAGDGAAGPWSLDLLPLIVTPEDWVAIERGVLQRVRLLNATLADLYGPQTILERGLLPPALVTGHPGYLRAMRGASVPGDTWLHVVAFDLARGPDGQWRIVAQHTQGAAGLGYLLENRLIVSRLFPRGFRGLRVQRLASAYRALLQSMQALSPARKNSRIVLLTPGPHSATYFEHAYLARYLGLTLVEGGDLTARDNRVFLKTLSGLEPVHGILRRVDDAWLDPLELRPDSMLGVPGLLQAVRAGNVLLANAPGSGFLESPAMLGFMPRLAEGLLGETLTLPAVHSWWCGEAAACDDALPQLARAIVKASYPPEVQAGGAFEPVIGARLTQAQLAEWRARILARPEHYTVQADLPLSQAPTWPRQDAPDGHGGARIVPKPVLLRVFALADGAQRWRLLPGGLSRVGTRDTLFNAPMPRGGSTVDTWVMTEGIVDSTTLLQTHLGPDDLVERPRAIASRAAENLFWLGRYTERATNLMRLARAALERLRGEDDVDSPAHLELLDTLCRDTGLIAADAPNAVDAPRAFQHALATSLTRGADRTSGIASCLFGMRGAAAAIRERLSSDQWRLIDDATQLFADSAGQPEAEEQIGNDALQLLERLGLLLGAITGAQTDNMTRDDGWRLLSIGRQIDRLDFLCSVLKCAFDEGAVHRQDGFELVLELFDSTITFRSRFQRGFDVAPLLSLVVLDTDNPRSLGWVVQALRGRLTKVERSEGYALSELAETIPDVPAWSLHELCETTDGGRHGALLEALDTTAKAVWELSNRIGERYFSHVREAGRTLW